The genome window GGCGGGCCGCAGGGTTTGAGGAGTGAAGCTTTCGGTTGAAAAACCGAAAAGTTCTTCTATACACTTACCCACCGGCCAGCTGCCTGAATTTGTCCATTAGGAGTGAAAACAAGGTATGAGCACCATCGAAGAGCGCGTCAAGAAAATCGTTGCCGAGCAACTGGGCGTTAAAGAAGAAGAAGTTGTGAACACCGCTTCCTTCGTAGAAGACCTGGGTGCCGACTCCCTTGACACCGTTGAGCTGGTGATGGCTCTGGAAGAGGAATTCGAGACCGAGATTCCTGACGAAGAAGCTGAGAAGATCACTACTGTACAAGCTGCTATCGACTACGTTACCAGCCACCAGGCGTAATCGTATTCAGTCGTCGCTAGCTGTCATGGAAAAACCGCACTGCCGTCACGGCGTGCGGTTTTTTCTTTAGGCCTGATGCAAAGTCGTCATTAGAAAAAGGAGAGTGCTGTGTCGCGTAGACGCGTCGTAGTCACCGGTATGGGTATGTTGTCGCCACTGGGCACGGATGTGCCGAGCAGTTGGCAGGGCATTCTGGCTGGCCGCAGTGGCATTGGTCTGATCGAACACACCGACCTTTCTGCCTATTCCACCCGTTTTGGCGGCTCGGTAAAGGGCTTCAATGTCGAGGAATACCTGTCGGTCAAGGAAGCCCGCAAGCTCGACCTGTTCATTCAGTACGGCCTGGCAGCCGGTTTCCAGGCAGTGCGTAACGCTGGCCTGGAAGTCACCGACGCCAACCGTGAACGCATCGGCGTGGCCATGGGGTCGGGTATTGGCGGCTTGACCAATATCGAAGAAACCAGCCGCACGCTGCACGATTCGGGACCGCGACGGATTTCTCCGTTCTTCGTGCCGGGCTCGATCATCAACATGATTTCCGGTTTCCTGTCCATCCACCTGGGTGCCCAGGGGCCCAACTACGCCATCGCCACGGCGTGCACCA of Pseudomonas fluorescens contains these proteins:
- the acpP gene encoding acyl carrier protein — translated: MSTIEERVKKIVAEQLGVKEEEVVNTASFVEDLGADSLDTVELVMALEEEFETEIPDEEAEKITTVQAAIDYVTSHQA